A single Cucumis melo cultivar AY chromosome 4, USDA_Cmelo_AY_1.0, whole genome shotgun sequence DNA region contains:
- the LOC103503779 gene encoding DDB1- and CUL4-associated factor homolog 1 isoform X2, whose protein sequence is MEEAGKSSAEDRNWKPEVGGKDVSDSEMLKTYSTGLLAVCLAGGSQLVEDVFTARLSAKLMRFLRIRVLGDVSQKDGNHLLDAKNASSASGVKVRDESRVRVRQVLETSHLDDSRTIDERSHDDQVFDRDNERGLSRLAAPEECWVGEEGPDGLAPRADGYEVDVEGEERWHGLDYRDGRTKHGDIDDNARDDSTRRKMSRSRSRGKGRVHEGALEIDHALTSPISGNRGRSGRERSSFRNLDVKKVSDASRTSGRTNCDISSVERDVTDDCFQDCRVGSKDISELVKKAVCAAEAEARAVGAPLEAIKAAGDSAAEVVKSAAFEEFKNSNDEEAAFLAASKAVTTVIDAANAVEVSRSQNDANVSSDDPGTTGKEMNEQTEDFFIPSFDSLTQLREKYCIQCLEILGEYVEVLGPVLREKGVDVCLTLLQRSSKQSESSNTEMLLPDVMKLICALAAHRKFAALFVDRGGMQKLLAVPRVTHTFFGLSSCLFTIGSLQGIMERVCALPPEVVYQVVELAIQLLECQQDQAIKNAALFFAAAFVFRAVLDAFDAQDSLQKLLGLLNDAASVRSGVNSGGALGLSNSGSLRNDRSPTEALTSSRKQIAYHTCVALRQYFRAHLLLLVESIRPNKSSRSAARNASSARAAYKPLDISNEAMDTVLLLLQKDRKLGAAFVRTRWPAAEKFLNCNGHITMLELCQAPPVDRYLHDLLQYALGVLHIVTLVPNSRKMIVNATLSNNRVGVAVILDAASIASNFVVPEIIQPALNVLINLVCPPPSISNKPPVVMQGSQATSSQTSSTPVVESRDRNAERIVSDRAAYSTGQGDQRERNGESSIVDRGNTSVTGQATSNNSQNPVATTSGLVGDRRISLGAGAGCAGLAAQLEQGYRQARESVRANNGIKVLLHLLQPRIYLPPAALDCLRALACRVLLGLARDDTIAHILTKLQVGKKLSELIRDSGSQISGNEQGRWQAELSQVAIELISIVTNSGRASALAASDAATPTLRRIERAAIAAATPITYHSRELLLLIHEHLLASGLSKAAYALLKEAELTPLPHLAAPSSLAYQVSKLETPSTQLQWPCGRSPCGFLTDKPKLSSREEDASMKCDFNMSCPRKKPLVFTPFTHSKSLPKSQESSSSAVRKVSSTSKQSAALLSSNETTPIIDTESQCKTPIILPMKRKLSELKDTGTILSSKRLHTNESGLRSPICPTPISSRKSSLITDVGFSTPSTTNMRDQLGRPAPGGFWTDCLDDNQGSTQIGLVTPSHPGNLNDPQPSNSERITLDSLVVQYLKHQHRQCPTPITTLPPLSLLQPHVCPEPKRSLDAPWNVTSRLGSREFRSIYGGVHGNRRDRQFVYSRFRPWRTCRDDASALLTCLTFLGDSRIAVGSHSGEVKIFDSNSSSILESCTSHQSPLTIMESFTSDDTQLVLSSSSLDVRLWDASSISGGPMHSFEGCKAARFSNAGNIFAAMASEPARREILLYDIQTCQLELKLSDTNVSSAGRGHAYSHVHFSPSDTMLLWNGVLWDRRGPGPVHRFDQFTDYGGGGFHPAGNEVIINSEVWDLRKFRLLRSVPSLDQTAITFNASGDVIYAILRRNLEDVMSAVHTRRVKHPLFAAFRTIDAVNYSDIATIPLDRCVLDFTTEKTDSFVGLITMDDQDEMFSSARVYEIGRRRPTDDDSDPDDAESEEDEDEDDDDDSLDPILGPDIDGDGESDSDDMSNDDDDDSVSDLDDDDVDFVIDDVDFEGGPGILDIMPEEDDEDDDSQLLESFSSEDDEDFVNSGYGF, encoded by the exons ATGGAGGAAGCCGGGAAATCTTCTGCTGAGGATCGCAACTGGAAACCTGAAGTAGGAGGGAAGGATGTTTCAGATTCTGAAATGTTAAAGACATATTCCACCGGACTCCTTGCTGTATGCTTGGCTGG TGGAAGTCAATTGGTGGAAGATGTTTTCACTGCTAGATTATCTGCAAAACTTATGCGTTTTCTTCGCATTCGTGTTCTTGGAGATGTGAGTCAAAAAGATGGTAATCATTTACTAGATGCGAAAAATGCTTCTAGTGCTAGTGGCGTCAAAGTTAGAGATGAAAGCCGAGTGCGGGTACGACAAGTTTTGGAAACATCTCATTTAGATGATTCAAGAACGATAGATGAAAGATCACACGATGATCAAGTTTTTGATAGGGATAATGAGAGAGGCCTAAGTAGGCTGGCTGCACCAGAAGAATGTTGGGTTGGTGAAGAAGGACCTGATGGATTGGCACCTAGGGCTGATGGATATGAGGTGGATGTAGAAGGTGAAGAAAGATGGCATGGTTTAGATTATCGAGATGGGAGGACTAAACATGGTGATATTGATGACAATGCTAGAGATGACTCTACAAGACGCAAAATGAGCCGTAGCAGATCCAGAGGGAAAGGAAGAGTACATGAAGGTGCTCTTGAGATTGATCATGCCCTCACTTCACCAATTTCTGGTAATAGAGGGCGGAGTGGTAGAGAAAGGAGTTCATTTAGAAATCTGGATGTTAAAAAAGTATCTGATGCTAGTAGGACATCTGGCAGGACAAATTGTGATATTTCTTCTGTGGAACGCGATGTTACTGATGATTGCTTCCAAGATTGCAGAGTTGGATCAAAAGATATTTCTGAGCTAGTAAAGAAAGCTGTTTGTGCCGCGGAAGCTGAAGCAAGAGCAGTTGGTGCGCCTTTAGAAGCCATAAAAGCAGCTGGTGATTCTGCAGCTGAGGTTGTTAAGAGTGCTGCTTTTGAG gaatttaaaaattcaaatgatGAAGAGGCTGCATTTTTGGCTGCTTCTAAAGCTGTGACTACTGTGATTGATGCTGCCAATGCTGTGGAGGTTTCCAG GAGCCAGAATGATGCAAATGTTAGTTCAGACGATCCTGGTACCACAGGAAAAGAAATGAATGAGCAAACTGAAGACTTTTTCATCCCTAGTTTTGACTCCCTCACGCAACTGAGAGAAAAATATTGTATTCAATGTCTTGAGATTCTTGGGGAATATGTTGAGGTTCTTGGGCCTGTATTGCGTGAAAAGGGTGTAGATGTATGTCTTACACTACTTCAGAGGAGTTCCAAGCAAAGCGAGTCATCAAATACTGAAATGCTATTGCCAGATGTGATGAAATTAATATGTGCTTTGGCTGCTCATCGTAAGTTTGCAGCACTTTTTGTTGATCGGGGTGGCATGCAGAAACTCCTAGCAGTTCCCAGAGTTACTCATACATTTTTTGGGCTTTCTTCCTGTTTATTCACAATTGGTTCCCTGCAG GGAATAATGGAACGGGTCTGTGCCCTTCCTCCAGAAGTTGTTTATCAGGTGGTTGAGTTAGCTATCCAGCTTCTTGAGTGCCAACAAGATCAGGCAATTAAGAATGCAGCCTTATTCTTCGCTGCTGCTTTTGTGTTCAGAGCTGTTCTTGATGCATTTGACGCTCAAGATAGCCTGCAGAAATTACTTGGGCTTTTGAATGATGCTGCATCTGTGAGGTCTGGAGTGAATTCTGGTGGGGCTCTAGGCCTATCTAATTCAGGATCGTTGCGGAATGATCGGTCACCTACTGAAGCACTTACATCTTCTAGAAAGCAAATAGCTTACCACACCTGTGTGGCTTTACGTCAATATTTCAGAGCACATCTCCTTTTGCTCGTGGAATCTATTCGTCCTAATAAAAGTAGTCGAAGTGCGGCTCGAAATGCTTCCAGTGCAAGGGCAGCATACAAACCACTTGATATTAGCAATGAGGCTATGGATACTGTTCTTCTCCTTTTACAGAAGGATCGGAAGCTTGGTGCTGCATTTGTAAGAACCCGTTGGCCTGCTGCTGAGAAGTTCTTAAACTGTAATGGGCATATAACCATGTTGGAGTTGTGTCAG GCCCCTCCTGTCGATCGTTACTTGCATGATTTACTTCAATATGCGTTGGGGGTTCTTCATATTGTAACGTTAGTGCCTAACAGCCGAAAAATGATTGTGAATGCCACATTGAGCAACAATCGTGTCGGTGTAGCTGTCATTTTGGATGCAGCAAGTATTGCTAGTAATTTTGTTGTCCCAGAG ATCATCCAGCCAGCTTTGAATGTGTTGATCAATCTTGTTTGCCCTCCACCATCAATCAGCAATAAACCACCTGTGGTCATGCAAGGATCGCAAGCTACATCTTCCCAGACCTCTAGTACTCCTGTTGTCGAGAGTAGAGATAGAAATGCAGAACGCATTGTCTCAGATCGAGCTGCTTACTCGACTGGTCAGGGAGATCAGAGAGAACGCAATGGAGAATCTAGCATTGTAGATCGAGGCAATACTTCAGTAACTGGTCAGGCTACTAGCAATAATTCTCAGAACCCTGTTGCAACGACGTCAGGATTGGTTGGGGATCGTCGAATATCTTTGGGTGCAGGAGCTGGCTGTGCTGGTCTTGCTGCACAATTGGAGCAAGGCTATCGTCAAGCCAGGGAGTCGGTCCGTGCTAACAATGGTATAAAGGTTCTTTTGCATCTTCTCCAACCAAGGATCTATCTGCCTCCTGCAGCTCTTGATTGTCTCCGAGCTCTTGCATGTCGGGTCCTGCTTGGCTTAGCTAGAGACGATACAATAGCACACATATTGACAAAACTTCAG GTGGGGAAAAAATTATCTGAACTAATTCGAGATTCAGGGAGCCAGATTTCAGGAAATGAGCAAGGTAGATGGCAAGCTGAGCTTTCCCAGGTTGCAATTGAACTGATTTCT ATTGTGACAAATTCTGGGCGGGCCAGTGCTCTGGCAGCTAGTGATGCTGCTACCCCAACTTTGAGACGGATAGAAAGAGCTGCCATAGCTGCTGCAACTCCTATCACTTACCATTCCAG GGAACTTCTTCTCTTAATTCACGAGCATCTTCTGGCATCTGGATTAAGCAAAGCTGCCTATGCACTGCTGAAAGAGGCTGAGTTGACACCTTTGCCTCATTTAGCAGCTCCATCATCTCTTGCATACCAAGTCTCCAAGCTAGAGACACCGTCAACCCAACTGCAGTGGCCGTGTGGTCGATCCCCATGTGGATTTCTGACTGATAAACCTAAGCTGTCTTCACGAGAAGAAGATGCAAGTATGAAATGCGATTTTAATATGTCTTGTCCCAGGAAAAAGCCCTTGGTTTTCACTCCTTTTACGCATTCAAAGTCTCTACCTAAATCCCAGGAATCTTCTTCCTCGGCAGTTAGAAAAGTTTCTAGTACTTCGAAACAATCTGCTGCACTTTTATCCTCAAACGAAACAACCCCAATCATTGATACAGAGTCTCAATGTAAGACACCTATTATATTGCCAATGAAGCGGAAGTTGTCTGAGTTGAAGGATACTGGCACTATACTGTCCTCGAAACGACTTCACACTAATGAGTCTGGACTCCGTTCTCCTATTTGTCCTACTCCTATTTCCTCTCGCAAGAGTAGTCTAATTACAGATGTTGGGTTTTCTACCCCAAGCACCACTAACATGAGAGATCAGCTTGGACGACCAGCACCTGGGGGTTTCTGGACGGATTGTTTGGATGACAACCAAGGTAGTACCCAAATTGGTTTGGTTACACCATCGCATCCTGGGAATCTTAATGACCCACAACCCAGCAATAGTGAGAGGATAACTCTGGACTCTCTTGTTGTTCAGTATCTAAAACACCAGCATCGCCAATGTCCAACACCGATAACTACTCTTCCACCATTGTCTCTTTTGCAGCCTCACGTTTGTCCTGAACCAAAACGAAGCCTTGATGCACCATGGAATGTAACATCTCGCCTTGGCTCACGTGAATTTAGAAGTATATATGGTGGTGTTCATGGAAATCGTAGGGACCGCCAGTTTGTATACAGCAGGTTTAGGCCCTGGCGTACTTGTCGGGATGATGCTAGTGCTCTTTTGACCTGTCTTACTTTCCTCGGGGACTCGAGAATTGCTGTGGGCAGCCACTCAGGGGAGGTCAAGATCTTCGATTCCAATAGCAGCAGCATATTAGAGAGTTGCACCAGCCATCAGTCTCCTTTAACCATAATGGAATCGTTTACTTCCGACGACACTCAGCTTGTGCTTTCATCTAGCTCCTTGGACGTAAGGTTATGGGATGCTTCATCCATTTCTGGTGGACCCATGCATTCATTCGAAGGATGCAAGGCTGCAAGGTTTAGCAATGCTGGGAACATTTTTGCTGCAATGGCATCCGAGCCTGCTCGAAGAGAAATACTCTTGTACGATATTCAAACCTGCCAACTGGAATTGAAACTATCGGACACCAATGTCAGCTCTGCTGGTCGAGGGCATGCTTATTCTCATGTACACTTTAGCCCTTCGGATACAATGTTGCTCTGGAATGGAGTTTTATGGGATCGACGGGGACCGGGACCTGTTCATCGTTTCGATCAGTTTACTGATTATGGTGGTGGCGGTTTTCATCCAGCTGGCAATGAG GTTATTATTAATTCCGAGGTTTGGGATCTTCGGAAGTTTAGGCTTCTCCGCAGCGTACCTTCGCTCGACCAAACCGCAATAACATTCAACGCGAGTGGTGATGTAATCTATGCAATCTTGAGGAGAAATCTCGAGGATGTAATGTCAGCTGTTCATACCCGTCGTGTCAAACATCCGCTCTTCGCTGCATTTCGGACCATCGATGCAGTGAACTATTCAGACATTGCTACTATCCCTCTAGATCGTTGTGTTCTAGACTTCACAACAGAGAAAACCGATTCCTTCGTTGGTTTGATCACAATGGATGATCAAGATGAAATGTTTTCTTCAGCAAGGGTCTATGAAATTGGTCGAAGAAGGCCGACCGACGATGACTCTGATCCTGACGATGCTGAGAGTGAGGAAGACGAAGACGAAGACGACGACGACGACAGTTTAGATCCAATTTTGGGGCCTGATATCGATGGGGATGGTGAGAGTGATTCGGATGATATGAGTAATGACGACGATGATGATAGCGTGAGCGATCTTGACGACGACGACGTTGATTTTGTGATTGACGATGTTGATTTCGAGGGGGGGCCTGGAATTTTGGACATAATGCCGGAAGAggatgatgaagatgatgataGTCAATTGCTGGAGTCTTTTAGTAGTGAGGACGACGAGGATTTTGTCAATAGCGGATATGGATTTTAG